A window of Prolixibacter sp. SD074 contains these coding sequences:
- a CDS encoding type II toxin-antitoxin system HigA family antitoxin, producing the protein MIVSKEKYEKSLRVVDQLLVGRSLDSLSDDEKVQLEFHTDIVEAYEKEYYPIELPSLVDVIKLRMFEMNLKQKDLANLLEVSATLISQYLNGCSDITLDVAKKIHKKLDIDADIILQ; encoded by the coding sequence ATGATTGTCTCAAAAGAAAAGTACGAAAAATCACTGCGTGTAGTAGATCAATTGCTGGTCGGGAGAAGTCTTGACTCTCTGTCAGATGATGAAAAGGTACAGCTGGAATTTCATACTGACATTGTTGAAGCATACGAAAAAGAATACTACCCCATCGAGTTACCTTCTTTAGTTGATGTTATTAAACTCCGCATGTTCGAAATGAATCTAAAACAGAAGGACCTGGCAAATTTACTTGAAGTATCAGCCACACTAATTTCACAATATCTGAATGGATGCAGTGATATTACTTTAGATGTTGCAAAAAAGATTCACAAAAAACTTGATATCGATGCTGATATCATTCTTCAATAA
- a CDS encoding TetR/AcrR family transcriptional regulator, whose product MEIDNNNIIDTAGRIIYESGIYSLSVDNLARKLNVGKDSLSSLFKNDDDILFSLFLKLESDINQLIIRSKLQNDAPDAELEYLFKELNKLFSRKPYYLTIIFSDELLEDNFSARDVLHRIKKSARDYLQEIIEKGKRRSIFKSRRKNRSLVNIILGGFRLQMNEQRLMNKMTKESMRIDDEKEDKVQGENPTKQ is encoded by the coding sequence ATGGAAATCGACAATAACAATATTATTGATACAGCGGGAAGAATCATCTATGAATCTGGTATATATTCTTTGTCGGTCGACAACTTAGCTCGAAAACTGAATGTAGGGAAAGACTCCCTTTCTTCACTATTCAAGAATGATGATGATATTCTGTTTTCATTATTCCTAAAACTGGAATCTGATATAAACCAATTAATCATTCGAAGTAAACTTCAAAATGATGCGCCGGACGCTGAACTTGAATATTTGTTTAAGGAGTTGAACAAATTATTCAGTCGGAAACCATACTACTTAACAATAATTTTTTCCGATGAATTATTAGAAGATAATTTTAGTGCGCGAGATGTTTTACATCGCATTAAGAAGTCTGCAAGAGATTATTTGCAAGAGATTATTGAAAAGGGGAAAAGAAGAAGCATATTCAAGTCAAGACGAAAGAACCGATCCTTAGTAAATATAATTTTGGGCGGTTTTCGTTTGCAAATGAACGAACAAAGACTTATGAATAAAATGACCAAGGAATCTATGCGAATAGATGACGAGAAAGAAGACAAAGTACAAGGTGAAAATCCAACTAAGCAATAA
- a CDS encoding BamA/TamA family outer membrane protein, whose translation MKKLLLIFIHFLFVFSCYSQTNDAISFSLFMIGNTGKFNATVPEYKRLPESVLNYNKNQKGILLLGNNQFPNLSDLLTENSKNKTIGSQLDTLNKFVGPICLVPGWADWSYGTPTGKKMVKWEYKTYREYLNNKEIHMPDWGCPGPVEVHINDSLTILLLDTQWWLHPFDTRMGKCDLDDTPNAWSNLRDALRRNQGKQVVVAGYHPIISFGEYGGYFPLAKRIFAFPITLYRKLLGTRVDLSHPDYKAFRKKLESIFDEFPNVIYASSHERNFQYIKRRNVHYIIGGSLVGGKYIKEKSLECGSRKAGYTRLDFHQDGRVELLFFPLDSPNKHLFSTILYTYKVTGTPPSLRFPGTSLPDSAIQSASEQYIVSSGTWKWMGKNYRELWAKPVQVPVFDIQKEHGGLKILRRGGGQQTHSIRLADSLDHQYSLRSLEKYVEGALPDEVHNTLAIDVVQDNISASNPYAALVVSKLSEVAGILHTNPKIVYVPEDNRLNEYKEDVANQLFLYEEHPSGDWSDTEIFGSSHEIIGTVDLLDKIKEKSNCQIDQQAVLTARLFDTFINDWDRHDDQWRWAAFKENGSTVYRPIPRDRDQAFYVNEGILPWIAARKWLMPKIQGFSPRTPNMEGLVSNARYFDRTFLSEPNWRTWELTIDSLQARLTNEQIKNAVNAFPREVQPLCAKETIEILEKRRDNLLSMARQHYLILAKNVDVVGTDLRDLFEVKRKNDLQTEVSVYRFPKDGQQEQAYYHRVFLTNETEEVRLYGLGGGDYFHLIGDVSDGIKIRIIGGAGLDTITNKSLVESQGKQTIVYDLKDDTKLLLNKDTKEHLSHNKDINQYDRMAFHYNVVSPGIFGGYNQDDGLFIGGGPIFNVYRFRRSDVHTLMANYAIKTGAFNFRYNFDSKSTNIGIDHHVDFELKAPNYAMNYFGMGNESTSNNLFDDRYYRLRVNQIMMSYAAGKRWGRTAIRKSPNGKINESELRIGGFLRRSQVEESPGHFISDLAHNGLTPEDLEKQNFVGFFGRYTYSNLDNEITPKRGYAFRGEGYQFFQLDNSSTHFFRLVADLRTYISFTKDPRSVLALRLGGTKIFGDYTFLEAAKLGGKTNLRGYLADRFYGDQAIYQNSEFRFKLFNFASYLLNGELGILAFYDTGRVWLENEDSDRWHKGYGGGFWLSPFEKTILTTTYNLSKEDQMLQFSFNFKF comes from the coding sequence ATGAAAAAATTACTTCTTATTTTCATACACTTTCTATTTGTCTTCTCCTGCTATTCACAAACCAACGATGCGATAAGTTTTAGCTTGTTCATGATCGGTAATACCGGGAAGTTTAATGCAACAGTACCGGAATACAAAAGGCTGCCTGAATCAGTTTTGAATTATAACAAAAACCAGAAAGGTATTCTCTTATTAGGGAATAATCAGTTTCCTAATCTCTCTGATCTGTTGACTGAAAATAGTAAAAATAAAACAATTGGTTCACAGCTGGATACGTTAAACAAATTTGTAGGACCAATCTGCTTAGTGCCTGGTTGGGCCGATTGGTCGTATGGTACTCCAACAGGTAAAAAAATGGTAAAATGGGAGTATAAGACGTATCGTGAGTATCTAAATAATAAAGAGATCCATATGCCTGACTGGGGCTGTCCGGGACCGGTGGAGGTACACATAAACGATTCACTGACTATTTTGTTGCTGGATACGCAATGGTGGCTACATCCATTTGACACCCGCATGGGGAAATGTGACCTCGATGATACACCAAATGCCTGGTCCAATTTGCGAGATGCCCTCCGCCGAAACCAGGGTAAACAAGTAGTGGTAGCCGGTTATCATCCCATTATATCGTTTGGCGAATACGGTGGATATTTTCCACTTGCAAAAAGAATATTTGCCTTTCCTATTACTCTCTACCGAAAACTACTTGGCACCCGGGTGGATCTATCTCATCCTGACTATAAGGCTTTCCGCAAGAAACTTGAGTCAATTTTTGACGAATTCCCGAATGTAATTTATGCTTCCTCTCATGAAAGAAATTTTCAATATATAAAAAGAAGAAATGTGCACTATATCATCGGAGGGTCTTTAGTCGGAGGAAAATATATCAAGGAAAAGAGCCTGGAATGCGGAAGTAGAAAAGCCGGTTACACCAGACTTGATTTTCATCAGGATGGACGCGTAGAGTTGCTGTTCTTTCCTCTTGACAGTCCGAATAAGCATTTATTTAGTACTATCTTATATACTTATAAGGTTACTGGCACACCGCCGTCTTTAAGATTTCCGGGAACGTCACTGCCTGACAGTGCTATCCAATCAGCAAGCGAACAGTATATTGTTTCTTCCGGAACGTGGAAGTGGATGGGAAAGAACTACCGAGAACTTTGGGCCAAACCTGTTCAGGTGCCAGTCTTTGATATTCAGAAAGAACATGGCGGACTGAAAATCCTAAGACGTGGCGGAGGACAGCAAACTCACTCTATCCGTTTAGCAGATTCTCTTGACCATCAATATTCTCTGCGCTCTTTGGAAAAATACGTTGAGGGTGCTTTGCCTGACGAGGTTCACAATACACTTGCAATTGACGTAGTTCAGGATAATATTTCTGCATCGAATCCTTATGCTGCTTTAGTCGTTTCGAAGTTATCAGAAGTTGCAGGAATTTTGCATACCAATCCAAAAATTGTTTATGTTCCAGAGGACAACCGTTTGAATGAATATAAAGAAGACGTAGCCAATCAGCTATTTCTGTACGAGGAACATCCTTCTGGAGACTGGTCTGATACTGAAATTTTCGGTTCATCACACGAAATCATAGGAACCGTCGATCTACTTGATAAAATAAAAGAAAAATCAAATTGTCAAATAGATCAGCAGGCAGTGCTTACAGCTCGTCTTTTCGACACCTTCATTAATGACTGGGATCGTCATGACGATCAATGGCGTTGGGCTGCCTTTAAAGAAAACGGAAGCACAGTTTATCGGCCGATTCCAAGAGACCGTGACCAAGCTTTCTACGTAAACGAAGGCATTCTTCCCTGGATTGCCGCCCGAAAATGGTTAATGCCTAAAATACAAGGTTTTTCACCACGAACACCAAACATGGAAGGGTTGGTATCTAATGCTCGATATTTTGACCGAACTTTTCTCTCGGAACCAAACTGGAGAACATGGGAATTAACCATTGATTCCCTTCAAGCCCGATTAACTAATGAACAAATAAAAAATGCGGTAAATGCATTCCCAAGAGAGGTACAGCCTCTGTGCGCTAAGGAAACAATTGAGATTTTGGAAAAAAGAAGGGATAATCTCTTAAGTATGGCTCGTCAACATTACCTCATTCTCGCCAAAAATGTTGATGTGGTCGGAACCGATCTGAGGGATTTATTTGAGGTAAAACGTAAAAATGATTTGCAGACAGAAGTTTCTGTATATAGATTTCCAAAAGATGGGCAACAGGAACAAGCTTATTATCACCGAGTCTTTCTCACCAATGAAACTGAAGAAGTAAGACTGTATGGCTTAGGTGGTGGTGATTATTTTCATCTAATCGGTGATGTTTCGGACGGCATTAAAATTCGAATCATCGGGGGAGCCGGTCTGGATACTATCACAAATAAATCGCTGGTAGAATCACAGGGAAAGCAGACTATCGTCTATGATTTGAAAGATGATACCAAATTGCTTTTAAACAAAGATACCAAAGAACATTTGTCGCACAACAAAGATATAAACCAGTACGATCGTATGGCTTTCCATTACAATGTAGTAAGTCCTGGAATATTTGGAGGATATAATCAGGATGATGGCCTTTTCATCGGTGGTGGACCTATTTTCAATGTTTATAGATTTCGTCGTTCTGACGTGCATACCTTGATGGCAAATTATGCCATAAAAACAGGTGCTTTTAACTTTAGGTATAATTTCGACTCAAAAAGCACAAATATCGGTATAGATCATCATGTCGATTTTGAGTTAAAGGCTCCCAATTATGCAATGAATTATTTCGGAATGGGTAATGAGAGCACAAGTAATAACTTGTTTGATGACCGTTATTACCGTCTCCGTGTCAATCAAATAATGATGAGTTACGCTGCAGGGAAGAGATGGGGCAGAACGGCAATTCGAAAATCTCCAAACGGAAAAATTAACGAAAGTGAACTGCGAATTGGAGGATTCTTAAGGCGTTCGCAAGTCGAAGAAAGTCCTGGTCATTTTATTTCTGATTTAGCCCATAATGGCTTAACTCCTGAGGATTTGGAGAAACAAAATTTTGTGGGTTTTTTTGGCAGGTATACATATTCCAATCTCGACAATGAAATAACCCCCAAAAGAGGATATGCTTTTAGAGGAGAAGGGTATCAATTCTTTCAGCTAGATAACAGCTCAACTCACTTCTTTCGTCTTGTTGCAGACCTACGCACATATATTAGTTTTACAAAAGATCCTAGAAGTGTATTGGCTTTGCGGTTGGGGGGAACGAAGATATTTGGAGATTATACTTTCTTAGAGGCTGCAAAACTGGGTGGAAAAACTAACCTGAGAGGGTATTTGGCTGATCGTTTCTACGGGGACCAGGCAATTTATCAGAATTCAGAGTTCAGATTCAAGTTATTTAATTTCGCCTCATATCTTTTAAACGGTGAACTTGGGATCCTGGCTTTTTACGATACGGGACGAGTATGGCTCGAAAATGAAGATTCAGACCGTTGGCATAAGGGATATGGGGGTGGCTTTTGGTTATCGCCATTTGAAAAGACAATTCTTACAACTACCTATAACTTGAGCAAGGAGGACCAAATGTTACAATTTTCTTTCAACTTTAAATTCTGA
- a CDS encoding DUF2141 domain-containing protein, giving the protein MIRMISAYFILTLFFTGLSEFSVPVVTYSSLKVEVSNLRNDKGDVIFLLYKKGASFPDKELRNSFKKETGVIKKDSAIAFFSNIPPGVYAVTVVHDENDDQSFNKGFLLPKEGIGFSNYQSIGLTNRPQFSRASFRISKDTCIHIKMIYMK; this is encoded by the coding sequence ATGATACGAATGATTAGCGCTTATTTTATTCTGACTCTCTTTTTTACTGGTTTATCAGAGTTCTCTGTACCAGTAGTAACATACAGTTCACTAAAAGTAGAAGTCAGTAATTTACGGAACGATAAGGGTGATGTAATTTTCTTACTATATAAGAAGGGAGCTTCATTCCCGGATAAAGAGTTAAGAAATAGTTTCAAAAAAGAAACAGGTGTTATTAAGAAAGATAGTGCCATCGCTTTTTTTAGCAATATTCCTCCAGGGGTTTATGCGGTAACTGTCGTTCATGATGAAAATGACGATCAGAGTTTTAATAAAGGTTTTCTGTTGCCTAAAGAAGGAATCGGATTCTCAAATTACCAATCAATAGGTTTAACGAATAGACCGCAATTCAGCAGAGCTTCCTTCCGAATAAGTAAAGATACCTGCATTCATATAAAAATGATATATATGAAGTAA
- a CDS encoding Pycsar system effector family protein, which translates to MDITEKAKSFVIDFFGREVNPKLSFHNLTHTIDVVRQSELIGEEEQLSNAEMKAVLIAAWFHDVGYMTQPDNHEEASITIVCSFFEDNPVNVEIQNLTQRCIAATKRDAMPESLPEKVIRDADSSHIGSEHFLSLSKKLRKELISCNNVDISALEYWMKTLDFLENHQFYTRYAKRQFQSMKEINIAKVRELTSKLRQKEVKEDTIKERTTTKGIETMFRITANNQMRLTAIADKKANILISINSILVSVSALVASKQSFLGGVLTFPVIILFIFSLLSMIFAILSCRPKLSSPKYNETSLKQREVNLLFFGNFSQLTFASYDKSVKEMMHDYDYLYSSMIKDQYYLGKSLFRKYKLLRIAYNVFMYGFILAAITFLIVNLTFK; encoded by the coding sequence ATGGATATTACAGAAAAAGCAAAGTCGTTTGTTATTGATTTTTTTGGGAGAGAAGTTAATCCCAAATTGTCCTTTCACAATCTCACACACACAATTGACGTAGTAAGGCAGTCGGAACTTATTGGCGAAGAAGAGCAATTAAGCAATGCTGAAATGAAGGCTGTATTGATAGCCGCATGGTTTCACGATGTGGGTTATATGACTCAACCCGATAATCACGAAGAAGCAAGCATTACTATCGTTTGTTCTTTTTTTGAAGATAATCCAGTCAATGTAGAAATACAGAATCTGACCCAAAGATGCATCGCGGCAACTAAAAGAGACGCAATGCCTGAAAGTTTGCCAGAAAAAGTCATTCGAGACGCTGATTCATCCCATATAGGCTCGGAACATTTTCTTTCTCTGTCAAAAAAGCTCCGAAAGGAACTTATCTCCTGTAACAATGTTGATATTTCAGCACTTGAATATTGGATGAAAACTCTTGATTTCCTGGAAAATCATCAATTTTATACGCGTTATGCAAAACGACAGTTTCAATCGATGAAAGAGATCAATATTGCGAAGGTACGAGAGCTGACTTCCAAACTTCGTCAGAAAGAGGTGAAAGAGGATACAATAAAAGAAAGAACGACCACGAAAGGTATTGAAACCATGTTCAGGATAACCGCCAATAACCAGATGCGTTTGACTGCAATTGCTGACAAAAAGGCCAATATCTTAATATCAATCAATTCCATATTGGTATCTGTCTCTGCCTTAGTTGCTTCCAAGCAGTCTTTCCTAGGTGGAGTATTAACCTTTCCTGTAATTATTCTTTTTATTTTCAGTTTACTATCAATGATTTTTGCCATCCTTTCATGCCGACCGAAACTAAGCTCGCCGAAGTACAACGAAACGAGCTTGAAGCAGAGGGAAGTAAATCTGCTTTTCTTCGGTAACTTTTCACAGCTCACTTTTGCCAGTTACGATAAGTCCGTGAAAGAGATGATGCATGATTATGACTACCTCTACTCTTCGATGATTAAAGATCAGTATTATCTTGGAAAATCTTTGTTTCGCAAGTACAAATTACTGCGCATCGCCTACAATGTTTTTATGTATGGTTTTATACTTGCGGCCATAACCTTTCTCATAGTTAATTTAACATTCAAATAA
- a CDS encoding helix-turn-helix domain-containing protein: MRVNFHPWYELSEKQIIAEIGKRLKGFRLNQNITQQELGDMVGKGPDEISRIENGKAFTMITFLRILRALNKLEYLDKILEPPGISPIQLMKIEEKKCRRASKKNKR; this comes from the coding sequence ATGCGTGTCAATTTCCACCCTTGGTATGAATTGTCCGAAAAGCAGATTATTGCTGAGATAGGAAAACGGCTGAAAGGTTTCCGCCTGAACCAGAATATTACACAACAGGAACTTGGAGATATGGTCGGAAAAGGACCTGATGAAATCTCCAGGATAGAAAACGGGAAAGCTTTCACGATGATTACCTTTTTGAGAATTTTGAGAGCCCTTAATAAACTTGAATACCTGGATAAAATTCTCGAACCTCCCGGAATAAGTCCTATTCAGCTAATGAAAATCGAGGAAAAAAAATGTAGACGTGCTTCAAAAAAGAATAAACGATGA
- a CDS encoding adenylate/guanylate cyclase domain-containing protein encodes MFIDLISSTKYAEMLGHRKYSAFLQKCFSLLGMLEIKYQAMQYQIVGDEVVLSWSANKLKNYRNAVDFYYEFIFELLKLSALFSQDFGIIPQFSASINSGKIMVAEVGTIKSEIAFHGDILNTAARIQKQCKNYNRKLLVTRSFVEAFKTDASDYRIEWVANDRLIGKKNPVEIYAIEPK; translated from the coding sequence ATGTTTATTGATTTAATCTCATCTACAAAATATGCCGAAATGCTCGGCCACCGTAAATATAGTGCGTTCTTGCAGAAATGTTTTAGTCTACTGGGTATGTTAGAAATAAAATATCAAGCAATGCAGTACCAGATAGTAGGTGATGAAGTGGTGTTGAGTTGGTCGGCAAATAAATTAAAGAACTATCGGAATGCAGTAGATTTTTATTACGAGTTTATATTTGAATTACTCAAACTCTCTGCTCTTTTTTCACAGGATTTTGGAATCATTCCCCAATTTAGCGCTTCAATTAATTCCGGTAAAATAATGGTAGCAGAAGTGGGAACCATTAAGAGCGAAATTGCATTTCATGGTGATATTTTGAATACGGCAGCCAGAATTCAGAAGCAGTGTAAAAATTACAACAGAAAGCTTTTGGTCACTCGTTCGTTTGTTGAGGCATTTAAAACAGATGCATCGGATTATAGAATAGAATGGGTTGCCAACGACAGGCTCATAGGTAAAAAGAACCCGGTGGAGATTTATGCCATTGAACCTAAATAA
- a CDS encoding nucleoside-triphosphatase — protein MRNHDKWIKASVIGTIWASFEIVFGSFLHNLRIPFSGTLLTGIGLIVLISVSYLWNEKGLFWRAGLITAILKTLSPSAVIFGPMIAIFAESVLLEFSTLLLGRTIAGYLAGAVLAVLWNLIQRIINLIIFYGFHIVELYTHLVQMAEKEMQIHFQTIWMPVLIFSGVYILLGIFYGFLGIKIGRKLRNEQDLYRPGRSSSTLSSGQNQQRGNFDYSLIWLFVDLILLVGSFLLLSFSPWQIWSIAIILIGTIWSIRYKRAFRQIASPKFWVYFVLITMLVALVFNGDSSIGERLLIGLQMNFRAVVIIMGFSVLGTELYHPKIRAFFKRRSFEKLSMALELSFESLPSAVANLPNVQSFFRKPMTFFVQLLSGIEGRLAEMKKQKLVHPQIFILSGERGQGKTGYAREIINLLRQKGVSVNGIYSDRVLNDDETIGYDIVDIKSGEREIFLRLTGEPQFEQIGRYYIHPNGLRMGTNSLLTDGSECDLVVIDEVGQLELKDSGWSDSLNQLVQKNQCHLLLTTRTRYADEFISRLNGADISVYDLSAYRPEAIGHSILSHIRNE, from the coding sequence TTGAGAAACCACGATAAATGGATAAAGGCCTCAGTGATTGGGACCATTTGGGCTTCGTTCGAGATTGTATTTGGTAGTTTTCTGCATAACCTGCGAATTCCTTTTAGTGGAACGCTACTTACCGGAATTGGATTGATTGTATTGATTTCGGTGAGCTATCTATGGAATGAAAAGGGTTTGTTTTGGCGGGCCGGTTTGATAACGGCCATTTTGAAGACTTTATCACCAAGTGCTGTTATTTTTGGGCCGATGATCGCCATTTTTGCCGAATCAGTACTACTTGAGTTTTCCACGTTGCTTTTGGGACGCACCATAGCCGGATATTTGGCCGGTGCGGTACTGGCTGTTTTATGGAATCTGATTCAGCGCATCATCAACCTCATCATCTTTTATGGTTTTCATATCGTTGAGCTTTACACTCATCTCGTCCAGATGGCTGAAAAAGAAATGCAGATCCATTTCCAAACGATTTGGATGCCTGTGTTAATTTTCTCTGGTGTATATATTCTTCTCGGAATATTTTATGGTTTTTTGGGAATAAAAATTGGACGGAAGCTACGGAATGAACAAGACTTGTACCGACCCGGAAGAAGCTCTTCTACGTTATCTTCCGGGCAAAACCAGCAACGAGGCAACTTTGATTATTCGCTCATCTGGCTGTTTGTAGATCTTATTCTCCTGGTTGGTTCCTTTCTTCTGCTCAGTTTTTCCCCTTGGCAAATATGGAGTATCGCAATTATTCTCATTGGAACGATCTGGTCCATTCGATATAAAAGGGCCTTCAGACAGATAGCCAGCCCCAAATTCTGGGTATATTTTGTTTTGATCACCATGCTTGTTGCATTAGTTTTTAACGGTGATTCCAGCATAGGTGAGAGACTGCTTATCGGCTTACAAATGAATTTCAGAGCGGTGGTCATCATCATGGGATTTTCGGTACTGGGAACGGAATTATATCATCCTAAAATTCGGGCGTTTTTCAAAAGAAGGTCTTTTGAGAAACTGTCGATGGCCCTGGAGCTTTCCTTTGAAAGTTTGCCTTCGGCGGTGGCTAATTTGCCCAATGTTCAGTCTTTCTTTCGTAAACCGATGACTTTTTTCGTTCAACTCCTTTCCGGGATTGAAGGCCGTTTAGCCGAAATGAAGAAGCAAAAGCTTGTTCATCCCCAAATATTCATTTTAAGTGGAGAACGGGGACAAGGAAAAACCGGATATGCCCGTGAAATCATTAACCTGCTTCGGCAGAAAGGAGTTTCTGTCAATGGTATCTATTCTGATAGAGTATTGAATGATGATGAAACGATTGGCTATGATATCGTAGACATCAAAAGCGGAGAACGTGAAATTTTTCTTCGATTAACCGGAGAACCTCAATTTGAACAAATTGGCCGGTATTACATTCATCCGAATGGACTACGTATGGGAACAAACAGTTTGCTAACAGACGGTTCTGAATGCGACCTTGTTGTTATTGATGAAGTTGGTCAATTGGAGCTGAAAGACAGCGGGTGGTCTGATAGCCTAAATCAATTGGTTCAAAAGAATCAGTGTCATCTTTTATTGACGACAAGAACGCGATATGCGGACGAATTTATCAGCAGGTTAAACGGAGCGGATATATCTGTTTATGACCTTTCGGCATACAGACCGGAAGCCATCGGGCATTCGATTTTAAGTCATATTCGTAACGAGTGA
- a CDS encoding type II toxin-antitoxin system HipA family toxin, protein MNIKVRIWDQLVGALTWNDKRRVAVFEYSPNFVKNGPELAPLLMPLIEGESYEFRTLPFDTFKGLPPMIADSLPDDFGNYILKAWLVKQGKTIEKLAPLERLGYVGKRGMGALEYEPVLAGADFKPTNIDISELVEITRKVFTSEGQQSYSDREDSLLDKILRTGTSAGGARAKAILALDEINQEYKPGDILHGPDHSDWLIKLDGVTNDIHGDPEGYGRIEYAYYKMANDAGINMSESKLLTEGNRAHFITRRFDRTDGEKVHMQTLSGLAGFDYRLPGSYSYEQVFTVLRKMRLLHNDFVEQFRRMVFNVVARNQDDHAKNISFLMHKNGHWALSPAYDVSYSYNPAGIWTSQHQLSINGKRDNFEINDLLKIGEENNISSRKAIIQQVIDAVSKWEVFAKQANVLPQQIDQIKSTHRLFVKGHNTGNKNLVSLS, encoded by the coding sequence ATGAATATTAAAGTTCGTATATGGGACCAGTTAGTTGGTGCGTTAACCTGGAATGACAAGCGCAGAGTTGCTGTTTTTGAATACAGCCCCAATTTTGTTAAAAACGGTCCGGAGCTTGCACCTCTTTTAATGCCTCTCATAGAAGGAGAAAGTTATGAGTTCCGTACTCTTCCTTTTGATACCTTTAAGGGCCTCCCTCCTATGATTGCAGACTCCTTACCTGATGACTTCGGAAATTACATTCTGAAAGCCTGGCTGGTCAAACAGGGAAAGACTATAGAAAAACTCGCCCCGCTTGAAAGACTCGGCTACGTCGGGAAAAGAGGTATGGGAGCGCTCGAATATGAACCTGTTTTGGCTGGGGCGGATTTTAAACCAACCAACATTGATATTTCTGAACTTGTTGAAATTACCCGCAAAGTGTTCACCTCAGAAGGTCAGCAAAGTTATTCGGACCGTGAAGACAGTTTACTTGATAAAATCTTGAGAACCGGAACCTCTGCAGGTGGAGCCAGGGCAAAAGCCATACTGGCCCTCGATGAAATTAACCAGGAATATAAACCAGGGGACATCCTACACGGGCCGGACCATTCCGATTGGCTTATCAAACTTGACGGGGTAACAAATGATATACATGGGGACCCGGAAGGATACGGACGTATCGAATATGCTTACTACAAAATGGCCAATGATGCTGGTATAAACATGTCTGAGTCGAAGCTGTTAACGGAAGGCAACCGCGCTCATTTCATTACCAGGCGTTTTGACCGCACCGATGGTGAAAAAGTGCATATGCAAACCTTAAGTGGCCTGGCTGGTTTTGATTACAGACTCCCAGGCTCTTATTCATATGAACAGGTTTTCACTGTCCTTAGAAAAATGCGGTTACTACATAACGATTTTGTTGAGCAATTCCGGAGAATGGTGTTCAATGTAGTGGCCCGGAACCAGGACGACCACGCAAAAAATATCTCCTTTTTGATGCACAAAAACGGTCATTGGGCCCTTTCCCCGGCTTATGATGTGTCCTATAGTTACAACCCTGCGGGGATATGGACCAGCCAACACCAGCTGTCGATAAATGGGAAAAGGGATAATTTCGAAATCAATGACCTGCTCAAAATTGGAGAGGAAAATAACATTAGTTCGAGAAAAGCAATAATTCAACAGGTTATTGACGCTGTAAGTAAATGGGAAGTATTTGCGAAACAGGCTAATGTCCTCCCCCAACAGATTGACCAAATTAAAAGTACGCACAGGCTTTTTGTAAAAGGGCACAACACAGGAAACAAAAATTTAGTCTCCTTGTCATAG